In the genome of Triticum urartu cultivar G1812 chromosome 5, Tu2.1, whole genome shotgun sequence, one region contains:
- the LOC125555975 gene encoding uncharacterized protein LOC125555975: MRCTSRYSFNISAPNGGLTCASPRTARGSSLAPPRRACDTCPFYVLHSLHHLMSHDTLHEALAYIQQPSHEPPPETEPPTQKTDSRNTPHARTYAGDKRKEDAGMAKSGTEEWRRNADTHKMSPEEVRAAGVEASMRPPGRGGGAGEVLHQRGGRLPYGPGTMALMGFGIVGAIGYLVLYQKARPGTPATEVAKVAVGHGDPAVGREVQKRQDEAQPPPPPREGK, from the coding sequence ATGCGCTGTACCTCCCGTTACAGTTTTAATATCTCGGCACCGAATGGAGGGCTCACATGTGCATCTCCCCGTACCGCACGCGGCAGCTCGCTGGCGCCGCCTCGTCGAGCTTGCGACACCTGCCCCTTCTACGTGTTGCATTCTTTACACCACCTCATGAGTCATGACACACTTCACGAAGCTCTCGCTTACATACAGCAGCCGTCGCACGAGCCTCCGCCAGAGACAGAACCACCCACGCAGAAGACGGATTCACGCAACACACCACACGCACGCACGTACGCCGGTGACAAGCGGAAGGAGGACGCCGGCATGGCGAAGAGCGGCACGGAGGAGTGGCGTCGCAACGCCGACACGCACAAGATGAGCCCGGAGGAGGTCCGGGCCGCGGGGGTGGAGGCGTCCATGCGCCCGCCGGGCCGTGGCGGCGGCGCCGGGGAGGTCCTGCACCAGCGAGGCGGCCGCCTGCCGTACGGGCCCGGGACGATGGCGCTGATGGGGTTCGGCATCGTCGGCGCCATCGGCTACCTGGTGCTGTACCAGAAGGCGAGGCCCGGCACGCCGGCCACGGAGGTCGCCAAGGTGGCCGTCGGACACGGCGACCCTGCCGTCGGCCGCGAGGTCCAGAAGCGCCAAGACGAAgcgcagccgccgccaccgccacgcGAAGGGAAGTAG